One Paracidovorax avenae ATCC 19860 genomic region harbors:
- a CDS encoding acyltransferase family protein has translation MSTPHRSNLFDLLRIAAASAVIFSHHFHITRTSPPSWLHSNMVGGVAVMTFFTISGYLVTQSWLRQPQVMPFLFKRFLRIWPGVLVAVLSNVFLFGVVFTSLPAADFLVHPETLGYFRNLLLIKDYPNLPGVFENNPLKHLMNGPLWTIPMESLCYLVLAGVGLLGVFRSRAIACVAGLAYIAFFLTARNADLTGEMRHWFEYPAYFTYGALIAVFRQEFHACAGRLLLVLAPLAALLFFGLHLEHSAGLLLLPPLLIFLGSLNVPSLAFLQRGGDPSYGIYLYGCPVQQSVYAVFPDMPFIPSLLLSIALAAVAGYASWHWVESPALRFKRFSPRMGARLPGPA, from the coding sequence ATGTCCACACCGCACAGGAGCAACCTGTTCGACCTGCTGCGCATCGCCGCGGCGAGCGCCGTGATCTTCAGCCATCACTTCCATATCACGCGCACGTCCCCACCCTCCTGGCTGCACTCCAACATGGTCGGCGGGGTGGCGGTGATGACCTTCTTCACGATCAGCGGCTATCTGGTCACCCAGAGCTGGCTGCGGCAGCCGCAGGTCATGCCGTTTCTCTTCAAGCGATTCCTGCGGATCTGGCCCGGGGTGCTGGTCGCGGTGCTCAGCAACGTGTTCCTCTTCGGTGTCGTCTTCACTTCGCTGCCTGCTGCGGATTTCCTGGTCCACCCGGAAACGCTGGGCTATTTCCGCAACCTGCTGCTGATCAAGGACTACCCCAACCTGCCCGGTGTCTTTGAAAACAACCCGCTCAAGCATCTGATGAACGGCCCCTTGTGGACCATCCCGATGGAAAGCCTGTGCTACCTCGTACTGGCAGGCGTGGGGTTGCTGGGTGTGTTCAGGTCGCGTGCGATTGCATGCGTTGCGGGCCTGGCCTACATCGCCTTTTTTCTCACGGCCCGTAACGCGGACCTGACCGGCGAGATGCGGCACTGGTTCGAATACCCGGCCTATTTCACCTACGGCGCACTCATCGCCGTCTTCCGCCAGGAATTCCATGCCTGCGCCGGCAGGCTCCTCCTCGTGCTCGCCCCCCTGGCCGCGCTGCTCTTCTTCGGCCTGCACCTGGAGCATTCGGCCGGACTGCTGCTGCTGCCGCCGCTGCTGATTTTCCTGGGCTCGTTGAACGTCCCCTCCCTGGCATTCCTGCAGCGCGGCGGCGATCCGTCATACGGCATCTATCTTTACGGCTGCCCGGTGCAGCAGTCGGTGTATGCCGTCTTCCCGGACATGCCTTTCATTCCAAGCCTGCTGCTGTCGATCGCCCTGGCGGCAGTGGCCGGATACGCTTCATGGCATTGGGTGGAATCGCCCGCCTTGCGTTTCAAGCGATTTTCTCCAAGGATGGGAGCACGGCTCCCGGGTCCCGCCTGA
- the ahcY gene encoding adenosylhomocysteinase, producing the protein MSAVLKPQADLAIADISLADWGRKEIKIAETEMPGLMAIREEFAAAQPLKGARITGSLHMTIQTAVLIETLKALGADVRWASCNIFSTQDHAAAAIAAGGTPVFAIKGESLEDYWDYTHRIFDFGAKGTPGEGPNMILDDGGDATLLMHLGQRAEKDLSVVANPTSEEERILFAAIKAKIGQDPTWYTRKSAEIIGVTEETTTGVHRLNEMSAKGTLLFRAINVNDSVTKSKFDNLYGCRESLVDGIKRATDVMIAGKVALVAGYGDVGKGCAQALAALRAQVWVTEIDPINALQAAMEGYKVVTMEYAADKADIFVTTTGNKDVIRHEHMVAMKNEAIVCNIGHFDNEIDVASIEKYQWEEVKPQVDHVIFPDGKRITLLAKGRLVNLGCATGHPSFVMSSSFANQTIAQIELFTKPDAYQAGKVYVLPKVLDEKVARLHLKKVGAQLTELTDAQAAYIGVKKEGPYKADTYRY; encoded by the coding sequence ATGAGCGCAGTTCTCAAGCCCCAGGCCGACCTGGCCATCGCCGACATTTCCCTGGCCGACTGGGGCCGCAAGGAAATCAAGATCGCCGAGACCGAAATGCCCGGCCTGATGGCCATCCGCGAGGAATTCGCGGCCGCGCAGCCCCTGAAGGGCGCGCGCATCACCGGTTCGCTGCACATGACCATCCAGACGGCCGTGCTGATCGAGACGCTGAAGGCCCTGGGTGCCGACGTGCGCTGGGCTTCGTGCAACATCTTCTCCACGCAGGACCACGCCGCTGCCGCCATCGCCGCGGGCGGCACGCCGGTGTTCGCCATCAAGGGCGAGTCGCTGGAAGACTACTGGGACTACACCCACCGCATCTTCGATTTCGGCGCCAAGGGCACGCCGGGCGAAGGCCCGAACATGATCCTGGACGACGGCGGCGACGCCACGCTGCTGATGCACCTGGGCCAGCGCGCCGAGAAGGACCTGTCCGTCGTGGCCAACCCCACTAGTGAAGAGGAGCGCATCCTGTTCGCCGCCATCAAGGCCAAGATCGGCCAGGACCCGACCTGGTACACCCGCAAGTCGGCCGAGATCATCGGCGTGACGGAAGAGACGACGACCGGCGTGCACCGCCTGAACGAGATGTCCGCCAAGGGCACGCTGCTGTTCCGCGCGATCAACGTGAACGACTCGGTCACGAAATCGAAGTTCGACAACCTCTACGGCTGCCGCGAGTCGCTGGTGGACGGCATCAAGCGCGCCACCGACGTGATGATCGCCGGCAAGGTGGCCCTGGTGGCCGGCTACGGTGACGTGGGCAAGGGCTGTGCCCAGGCCCTGGCCGCCCTGCGCGCCCAGGTGTGGGTGACCGAGATCGACCCGATCAACGCCCTGCAGGCCGCGATGGAAGGCTACAAGGTCGTGACCATGGAGTACGCCGCCGACAAGGCCGACATCTTCGTGACCACCACCGGCAACAAGGACGTGATCCGCCACGAGCACATGGTGGCCATGAAGAACGAGGCCATCGTCTGCAACATCGGCCACTTCGACAACGAGATCGACGTCGCATCGATCGAGAAGTACCAGTGGGAAGAGGTCAAGCCCCAGGTGGACCATGTGATCTTCCCGGACGGCAAGCGCATCACGCTGCTGGCCAAGGGCCGCCTGGTGAACCTGGGCTGCGCCACGGGCCACCCCAGCTTCGTGATGTCCTCCTCCTTCGCCAACCAGACCATCGCGCAGATCGAACTGTTCACCAAGCCCGACGCCTACCAGGCCGGCAAGGTGTACGTGCTGCCCAAGGTGCTGGACGAGAAGGTTGCACGCCTGCACCTGAAGAAGGTCGGCGCCCAGCTCACCGAGCTGACCGACGCGCAGGCTGCCTACATCGGCGTGAAGAAGGAAGGCCCGTACAAGGCCGATACGTACCGGTACTGA